A genomic window from Populus alba chromosome 19, ASM523922v2, whole genome shotgun sequence includes:
- the LOC118028928 gene encoding uncharacterized protein codes for MEDRGGDTGRSRSDSKLAGEKRTSGELGEKSEVARKKIKMRNLESVLRFEEVSSNHLKNKEDDDSFQFTEKMSQVTNVPVTLDFNALSSRKKWKDRIYQLRNLVEPSKGNAVHCDQGCNICTIMQFRLPKFSSMCRTEKADSSQKELAVRAAAASIYSTCGFPEVRRRM; via the exons ATGGAAGATCGAGGAGGGGATACAGGGAGGTCCAGATCTGATTCCAAG TTGGCTGGTGAGAAGCGGACTAGTGGTGAATTGGGAGAGAAATCAGAAGTTGCtcgaaaaaagattaaaatgcgTAATCTTGAATCTGTGCTGAGGTTTGAAG AAGTAAGCAGCAATcacttgaaaaacaaagaagacgaCGACAGCTTTCAGTTTACTGAAAAGATGTCCCAAGTCACCAATGTTCCAGTAACCTTGGACTTCAATGCCTTATCGAGCAGAAAGAAGTGGAAGGACCGCATTTATCAGTTGAG GAACTTGGTTGAGCCAAGTAAAGGAAATGCAGTGCACTGTGATCAGGGCTGCAACATTTGCACTATAATGCAATTTAGGTTACCCAAG TTTTCTTCAATGTGCAGAACTGAGAAAGCAGATAGCTCGCAGAAGGAATTGGCTGTTAGAGCTGCTGCAGCTTCCATCTATTCAACCTGCGGATTTCCTGAAGTTCGAAGGAGAATGTAA